In Nitrospira sp., one genomic interval encodes:
- the guaB gene encoding IMP dehydrogenase: MLEKEVRVGLTYDDVVLVPAKSHVLPSEVDTRTRVSRNIVLNIPIVSAAMDTVTEARLAIAMAQEGGIGIVHRVLSPADQAAEIDKVKKSESGMILDPITISPDQTIRDAHELMARYRISGIPVTKGSKLVGILTNRDLRFETRMDMKVSQVMRRDKLITAPEGTSLEKAREILHEHRIEKLPVVNKQFELKGLITIKDIEKRIKYPNACKDSHGRLRVGAALGVGPETPERVALLVKAGVDLVVVDTAHGHSQAVLETVKLVKKAHPRLDVVAGNIATAQAAKDLVKAGVDAVKVGVGPGSICTTRIVSGAGMPQLTAIADCAKVLAGTGVPVIADGGIKYSGDITKALAAGASSVMLGSLLAGTEESPGETVLYQARTYKVYRGMGSIGAMERGGGDRYGQGGRPAKKLVPEGIEGRVPYKGPLAPHLYQLVGGVKSGMGYCGCKTIPDLQQKATFIRQTLAGLREGHVHDVIITKEAPNYRTDWE; the protein is encoded by the coding sequence ATGTTGGAAAAGGAGGTCCGGGTCGGCTTGACGTATGACGATGTCGTGCTCGTGCCGGCCAAGTCGCATGTGCTTCCGAGCGAGGTCGACACGAGGACGCGCGTATCTCGGAACATCGTCCTGAACATTCCCATCGTCAGCGCGGCTATGGACACTGTGACCGAAGCTCGATTGGCGATCGCCATGGCCCAGGAGGGCGGCATCGGCATCGTCCATCGTGTGCTCTCTCCTGCCGACCAGGCGGCCGAAATCGACAAGGTCAAAAAATCCGAAAGCGGGATGATCCTCGATCCCATCACGATTTCGCCGGATCAGACCATTCGTGATGCCCACGAGTTGATGGCTCGGTATCGGATTTCCGGTATTCCCGTCACCAAGGGCAGCAAGTTGGTGGGCATCTTGACCAATCGCGATTTGCGATTCGAAACCAGGATGGACATGAAGGTGTCTCAGGTCATGCGCCGCGACAAACTCATCACGGCGCCGGAGGGCACCAGCCTGGAAAAGGCCCGGGAAATTTTGCACGAACACCGGATTGAAAAGTTGCCGGTCGTGAACAAGCAGTTCGAGCTGAAGGGGCTGATCACGATCAAGGACATCGAGAAGCGGATCAAGTATCCGAATGCCTGCAAGGATTCCCACGGTCGGTTACGGGTCGGCGCCGCCTTGGGCGTCGGTCCCGAGACCCCTGAACGGGTGGCCTTGTTGGTCAAGGCCGGGGTGGATCTGGTCGTGGTCGATACCGCGCATGGGCATTCGCAGGCGGTCTTGGAGACCGTCAAGCTGGTCAAGAAGGCGCATCCCAGACTCGATGTCGTCGCCGGCAACATTGCCACCGCGCAGGCGGCAAAAGATTTGGTCAAGGCAGGCGTAGATGCTGTGAAGGTGGGAGTCGGGCCCGGTTCGATCTGCACCACGCGTATCGTGTCCGGTGCGGGCATGCCTCAATTGACTGCCATTGCAGACTGCGCCAAGGTGCTGGCCGGCACGGGCGTGCCCGTGATCGCGGACGGCGGCATCAAGTACTCCGGGGACATCACCAAAGCCCTCGCAGCTGGTGCGTCCTCGGTCATGCTGGGGAGCTTGTTGGCGGGGACGGAGGAATCTCCCGGCGAAACCGTGCTCTATCAGGCACGGACCTACAAGGTCTATCGCGGGATGGGCTCGATCGGCGCCATGGAGCGGGGAGGCGGCGACCGTTACGGGCAGGGCGGCCGGCCGGCCAAGAAATTGGTGCCGGAGGGGATTGAAGGCCGTGTTCCCTACAAGGGCCCGCTGGCCCCCCATCTTTACCAGTTGGTCGGGGGCGTCAAGTCGGGCATGGGGTATTGCGGCTGTAAGACCATTCCCGATCTGCAGCAGAAAGCAACCTTCATTCGACAAACGTTGGCCGGGCTGCGCGAAGGGCACGTGCACGACGTGATCATCACCAAGGAAGCGCCCAATTATCGCACCGATTGGGAATAA
- a CDS encoding SMP-30/gluconolactonase/LRE family protein: MIKAWLLDEMFRFDRHHLTVDGSQSEWGAGDSVAEEEDLPPAPTGVAATPGNGRVMITWDPVPDAMYYNLYFMTTKGVQIKFSELTRPIASVDDFKTVIGVTKEKGTCIEGAQSPFIHDDLANGTCYHYVVTVVTQKGESPESQEVMAIPSPYLIAKIIGQEGVEEGEFSSPTGIALDKDGNMYVADTDNHSIQKFDKDGKFLGRWGGEASSAEGSYYYPRGLTTNADGHVYVADTGNNRVQRVDGDGNPMKTWGKFGFAWRGADMNKFDAPWGVTTDQDGNIYVTDTNNARIQKFKGDGTPLLKWGRDGSFDGAFFFPRGVAVDFVGNIFVADEGNNRIQKFDTRGSFLTKWGREGSGPGQFKAPWGVTCDAVGNVYVVDQGNHRIQKFDGNGTFLCAWGNRGKTEGQLNFPSGVAVDKEGAVYVVDSGNHRVIKYIPTEEELNRGKAEHERAQAAGDHPAPRNLAVKAGDTETFLSWMDVPGAVSYNLYFHTSPNVTKEGGTKIEGVASPYNHTGLTNDQAYHYVLTAVYEDETESALSEEVSATPVLIDITAPQNPYAVVNHGAFMTNSPEVVVTISATDLDTGVAAYYISENPMTPMAGTPGWVEVEPAIKFGATIPFILSPGDGQKTVIVWFKDAGNNISTPASASILVNTSGYLCVSKWGKPGRGASLLHGGEFMAPIYGLAIDQQGSIFVVDNGNNRIQKFDPNGNFIILWGSFGSANSNFHNPTGIACDAKGDVYVVDTNNHRVQKFDGKLGGYLMKFGSRGNGEGQFNAPWGIAIDRVRGYVYVVDSANFRVQKFDMQGEFIMAWGSFGNGDGQFYFPRGVAVDQSDGTVYVVDMGNHRIQKFDTSTNVLPQLLTKWGGSSEAGHASSPQAQEAGQLRSPWGIAVDGQGDVYVTDTGNHRIEKFDREGNFIAQWGGFGAAQGQFNFPYGIAVDARGSVFAVDSGNTRVQQFMPAEEGSERLQEEAEAVAELGQVEKSTKV; the protein is encoded by the coding sequence ATGATCAAGGCTTGGCTGCTCGACGAAATGTTTCGGTTTGACCGGCATCATCTCACGGTGGATGGAAGTCAGAGCGAATGGGGTGCCGGGGACTCGGTCGCCGAAGAGGAAGACCTGCCCCCCGCGCCGACCGGAGTGGCCGCAACGCCGGGCAACGGTCGGGTCATGATCACGTGGGACCCGGTGCCGGACGCGATGTATTACAACCTCTATTTCATGACTACGAAGGGTGTGCAGATCAAGTTTTCCGAGCTCACCCGACCGATCGCCAGCGTCGACGATTTCAAGACCGTCATCGGTGTAACCAAGGAGAAGGGAACCTGCATCGAAGGCGCGCAGTCGCCGTTCATACACGACGATCTGGCGAACGGGACCTGCTATCACTATGTCGTCACGGTGGTCACGCAGAAGGGTGAAAGTCCCGAATCGCAAGAAGTGATGGCGATTCCGTCGCCCTATCTCATCGCGAAGATCATCGGCCAGGAAGGGGTAGAGGAGGGTGAGTTCAGTTCCCCCACCGGGATCGCGCTGGACAAGGACGGCAACATGTATGTCGCCGATACGGACAACCATTCGATTCAGAAATTCGATAAGGACGGGAAGTTCCTGGGCCGCTGGGGCGGAGAAGCCAGCAGTGCGGAAGGCAGCTATTACTATCCGCGAGGCCTTACCACGAATGCCGACGGGCATGTCTATGTCGCAGATACCGGTAACAATCGCGTGCAACGGGTGGACGGCGACGGGAATCCCATGAAGACCTGGGGCAAATTCGGATTCGCCTGGCGCGGCGCCGACATGAACAAGTTCGACGCGCCGTGGGGCGTCACGACCGACCAGGACGGCAACATCTACGTGACCGATACCAACAACGCCCGCATTCAAAAGTTTAAGGGCGACGGCACGCCGCTGTTGAAGTGGGGGCGGGACGGGAGTTTCGACGGCGCATTCTTCTTTCCGCGCGGCGTGGCGGTGGACTTCGTGGGCAACATCTTCGTGGCCGATGAAGGCAACAACCGGATCCAGAAGTTCGATACGCGTGGAAGCTTCCTAACCAAGTGGGGGCGAGAGGGCAGCGGACCGGGCCAATTCAAGGCCCCCTGGGGTGTGACGTGCGACGCCGTCGGGAATGTGTATGTCGTGGATCAGGGCAACCATCGTATCCAAAAGTTCGACGGCAATGGTACCTTCCTGTGCGCCTGGGGTAATCGCGGCAAAACCGAGGGCCAACTGAACTTTCCGTCTGGGGTCGCGGTCGACAAAGAGGGCGCGGTGTATGTCGTCGATAGCGGCAACCATCGCGTCATTAAGTACATCCCGACCGAAGAAGAGCTGAATCGGGGCAAGGCCGAGCATGAGCGAGCTCAGGCGGCCGGTGACCATCCGGCTCCGCGCAACTTGGCGGTGAAGGCAGGGGACACGGAAACCTTCCTGAGCTGGATGGACGTGCCGGGGGCGGTGTCATACAACCTGTACTTCCACACGTCGCCGAATGTGACCAAGGAAGGAGGCACGAAAATCGAAGGGGTCGCTAGTCCCTACAACCACACCGGCCTCACCAACGACCAAGCTTATCACTACGTTTTGACTGCGGTGTATGAGGATGAGACGGAAAGTGCCCTCTCCGAAGAGGTGTCGGCGACGCCGGTCTTGATCGACATCACGGCGCCGCAAAATCCCTATGCGGTCGTCAATCACGGCGCCTTCATGACGAACTCGCCGGAAGTCGTAGTCACGATTTCCGCCACCGACCTCGATACCGGAGTCGCAGCGTACTACATTTCCGAAAATCCCATGACGCCGATGGCCGGGACACCGGGGTGGGTCGAGGTCGAACCCGCGATTAAGTTCGGGGCGACCATTCCCTTCATCCTCTCGCCGGGCGACGGCCAGAAGACCGTCATCGTGTGGTTCAAGGATGCCGGCAACAATATTTCTACGCCGGCCAGCGCTTCCATTCTGGTCAATACGTCGGGCTACCTCTGCGTGTCGAAGTGGGGTAAACCGGGACGCGGCGCATCCCTCCTGCACGGCGGCGAATTCATGGCGCCGATCTACGGGTTGGCGATCGATCAGCAGGGGTCCATCTTCGTCGTCGACAACGGCAACAACCGCATTCAGAAGTTCGATCCCAACGGGAATTTCATTATCCTCTGGGGGAGCTTCGGGTCGGCCAACTCCAACTTCCATAACCCGACCGGCATCGCCTGCGACGCCAAAGGCGACGTCTACGTGGTGGACACGAACAACCACCGGGTTCAGAAGTTCGACGGCAAGTTGGGCGGCTATCTCATGAAGTTCGGTTCGCGCGGCAACGGAGAGGGACAGTTCAACGCGCCGTGGGGGATCGCGATCGACCGGGTGCGCGGGTACGTCTATGTCGTCGATAGCGCCAATTTCCGGGTGCAAAAGTTCGATATGCAGGGCGAATTCATCATGGCCTGGGGGAGCTTCGGCAATGGTGACGGCCAATTCTACTTCCCGCGCGGCGTGGCCGTCGATCAGAGCGATGGTACGGTCTATGTCGTCGATATGGGCAACCATCGCATTCAGAAATTCGATACGAGCACAAACGTCTTGCCGCAGTTGCTGACCAAGTGGGGAGGCAGCTCGGAAGCTGGGCATGCGAGCAGCCCGCAGGCCCAAGAGGCTGGCCAGTTGCGGTCACCGTGGGGCATTGCGGTCGATGGCCAGGGAGACGTGTATGTGACCGATACCGGCAACCATCGCATCGAAAAGTTCGATCGCGAGGGCAACTTCATCGCGCAGTGGGGAGGGTTCGGCGCCGCGCAGGGGCAGTTCAATTTCCCTTACGGGATTGCGGTGGATGCAAGGGGCAGCGTCTTTGCCGTCGACAGCGGCAACACCAGGGTGCAGCAGTTCATGCCCGCCGAAGAGGGGAGCGAGCGGCTCCAGGAAGAGGCGGAAGCGGTCGCGGAACTGGGACAGGTCGAGAAATCCACGAAGGTCTAG
- the scpB gene encoding SMC-Scp complex subunit ScpB yields MEESAEAKVVAESVTAAAEEASGTVILEDASAPGEASTASDSVLSDVRALKGILEALLFVTTEPIPTAKFVSLLGAVTRQDVERTLAELSRDYEQEGRGLQLVEVAGGYRLVTKGEFAPWLKRLEKTKAPSKLSRSALESLAIIAYKQPIVRAEVEQIRGVETSGVIRTLLERKLVRIVGRKEEPGRPIMYGTTKFFLEHFGLRDLSQLPPLREFKELGEAEQAMLPIEESVAIGGAVEPSPLAVQEEGGRTNGASDAHFETSNGAPTEIPAETVGEAGAEEALVVADIQEES; encoded by the coding sequence ATGGAGGAGTCTGCCGAGGCCAAAGTGGTGGCCGAGTCCGTGACTGCAGCTGCTGAGGAGGCCAGCGGAACGGTGATCCTTGAGGACGCTTCCGCCCCCGGAGAGGCGTCTACAGCCTCCGACTCAGTGTTGTCCGACGTACGCGCATTGAAAGGCATTCTCGAAGCCCTGCTATTCGTCACGACTGAACCGATTCCGACCGCGAAGTTCGTGTCTCTGCTTGGAGCGGTCACCCGGCAGGATGTCGAACGGACGCTGGCCGAGTTGAGCCGAGATTATGAGCAAGAAGGACGAGGACTCCAGCTGGTCGAGGTGGCAGGGGGCTATAGGCTGGTCACCAAAGGAGAATTTGCGCCGTGGCTCAAGCGCCTGGAGAAAACCAAGGCTCCCTCAAAGTTGTCTCGTTCCGCACTGGAGTCCCTGGCGATCATTGCCTATAAACAGCCGATCGTCCGTGCCGAGGTGGAGCAGATTCGCGGAGTCGAAACGTCGGGGGTGATCCGTACGTTGTTGGAGCGTAAGCTGGTGCGCATCGTCGGTCGGAAGGAGGAACCAGGACGCCCGATCATGTACGGCACCACGAAATTTTTCCTTGAACATTTTGGGTTGCGCGACCTGTCCCAATTGCCGCCGTTGAGGGAATTCAAGGAATTAGGCGAGGCCGAACAGGCGATGCTGCCGATCGAGGAGTCGGTGGCGATCGGCGGCGCTGTCGAGCCATCGCCCCTGGCCGTCCAGGAGGAAGGCGGGCGCACAAACGGCGCATCGGATGCTCATTTCGAGACGTCCAACGGTGCGCCGACCGAGATTCCGGCAGAGACCGTGGGGGAGGCCGGCGCTGAGGAGGCTCTTGTGGTGGCGGACATCCAAGAAGAATCGTAA
- a CDS encoding segregation/condensation protein A: protein MDQTELPYQVKIENFEGPLDLLLHLIKKNEINIYDIPIALIARQYLDYLSVMKELNLAVAGEFLVMAATLLHIKSRMLLPVEEATVDEEEGPDPREELVRRLLEYKQFKEAASQLDYKERLWRDVFPRESGPPTDLKKDESLLDEVSLFDLVDALQAVLARHPGKPLIEIIPDNLTVRTRMSAIIEALEAKESMPFTALFEVSSHRLVVIVTFLALLELIRIKVVRVFQAETFGNILVSRAFSAVTEGDVVEDSEWKNL, encoded by the coding sequence ATGGACCAGACGGAACTGCCCTACCAAGTCAAGATCGAGAATTTCGAAGGTCCGCTCGATCTGCTGCTGCACCTCATCAAGAAAAACGAAATCAACATCTACGATATCCCCATCGCGCTGATCGCCCGGCAGTATCTGGATTACCTCTCAGTGATGAAGGAGCTGAATCTGGCGGTGGCGGGGGAGTTTTTGGTCATGGCCGCGACCCTGTTGCACATCAAATCTCGTATGTTGTTACCGGTGGAAGAAGCGACGGTGGACGAAGAGGAGGGGCCTGATCCACGAGAGGAATTGGTCCGTCGACTGCTCGAATACAAGCAGTTCAAGGAAGCGGCCTCGCAGTTGGATTACAAGGAACGCTTGTGGCGCGATGTCTTCCCGCGTGAGTCTGGGCCGCCGACCGATCTCAAGAAGGATGAGAGTCTGCTCGACGAAGTGTCGCTCTTCGATCTGGTCGACGCGCTGCAGGCGGTGTTGGCCAGACACCCCGGCAAACCCCTCATCGAAATCATTCCCGACAATCTCACGGTGCGGACCCGCATGAGCGCCATTATCGAGGCCTTGGAAGCGAAGGAGTCCATGCCCTTTACGGCCCTGTTCGAGGTGTCCAGCCATCGATTGGTGGTGATCGTGACATTCTTGGCGCTCCTGGAACTGATTCGCATCAAGGTCGTGCGGGTCTTTCAAGCTGAAACCTTTGGGAACATTCTCGTGTCGCGAGCGTTTTCGGCCGTCACTGAAGGAGATGTGGTGGAGGACTCTGAATGGAAGAACCTATGA
- a CDS encoding pentapeptide repeat-containing protein, giving the protein MRIVSVIAWGILLLIVADAGRASAECRVEKGSAGSATFTVHLSQTCTQAEREAQAVSAQELLHALASGKGIDLAGAVIQGDLFLDELPSQKAGSLKDLTTEDQRLLEGLEGQEVHVIRGPFALKHVSVKGHILNRLKQGFLLVTGPVVLTDTHFNGALDLSRTVFLGVVDGSGATFDQESFFVQDQFTQGAIFSGTKFGPHVRFHRSQFGAPAVFRGASFNGLSEFLEVVFTQDASFARATFHMGTGFSGAECRGKCDFSGARFDREAFFLFARFHRPVTFAEARFGGQADFSDALFLDNDDLAGAWFARPPLLTRTIRPTAAMPGSSNGTASSQAVTVSLFLAALGLLLYLLKSR; this is encoded by the coding sequence GTGAGAATTGTTTCCGTCATCGCCTGGGGCATCCTGCTACTCATTGTGGCGGACGCGGGGAGGGCATCTGCGGAATGCCGGGTCGAGAAGGGGTCGGCAGGGTCCGCGACCTTTACCGTGCATTTGAGTCAGACCTGCACCCAGGCGGAGCGCGAGGCTCAAGCTGTGTCGGCGCAGGAGTTGCTGCACGCACTGGCCTCCGGCAAGGGGATCGATCTCGCCGGGGCGGTGATTCAGGGAGACCTGTTTTTGGATGAACTGCCGTCGCAAAAGGCGGGGTCGCTCAAGGATTTGACGACGGAAGATCAACGGCTCTTGGAAGGGCTGGAGGGGCAGGAGGTCCATGTCATCCGTGGTCCGTTCGCGCTGAAGCATGTGTCGGTGAAGGGGCATATCCTCAATCGCCTCAAGCAGGGCTTCTTGTTGGTGACGGGTCCGGTCGTATTGACCGACACCCACTTCAACGGTGCGCTGGACCTGTCACGAACGGTGTTCCTCGGGGTGGTGGATGGGTCGGGGGCCACGTTCGACCAGGAAAGTTTTTTTGTGCAGGATCAATTCACCCAGGGCGCCATCTTTTCCGGCACGAAATTCGGTCCTCACGTTCGGTTTCACCGTTCCCAGTTCGGGGCCCCCGCCGTCTTTCGAGGCGCCAGCTTCAACGGATTGAGCGAGTTTCTGGAGGTCGTGTTCACGCAGGATGCAAGTTTTGCTCGAGCCACGTTCCACATGGGAACGGGATTCTCGGGGGCGGAATGTCGGGGCAAGTGCGACTTTTCAGGGGCACGATTCGATCGCGAAGCGTTTTTCTTGTTTGCTCGCTTTCACCGGCCGGTAACGTTTGCCGAGGCGCGTTTCGGCGGCCAGGCGGATTTTTCGGATGCGCTCTTCCTGGATAACGACGACCTTGCCGGCGCTTGGTTCGCTCGCCCGCCGCTCCTCACCCGCACCATTCGCCCCACGGCGGCGATGCCCGGCTCATCGAATGGCACCGCCTCGTCGCAAGCCGTGACGGTCTCCTTGTTTCTGGCCGCCCTGGGTCTGCTGCTCTACCTTCTGAAATCGCGATAA
- a CDS encoding cupredoxin domain-containing protein, with product MTRYALSFLIATGALAAWPTHATPPTAQVSMDSGSPYYVPASVTVTAGAAIRFDNPTPTHHTVTHDGCFEEGGRCAFDSGAVEPDGSFTIPNLPPGRYPYQCRIHPIMRGIIIVTDSPMLPSQT from the coding sequence ATGACTCGTTATGCGCTCTCGTTTCTCATTGCGACAGGCGCCTTGGCCGCCTGGCCGACTCACGCGACTCCACCCACCGCCCAGGTGAGCATGGATAGCGGATCTCCTTACTATGTGCCTGCTTCCGTGACGGTCACCGCCGGGGCGGCCATTCGGTTCGACAATCCGACTCCCACTCATCACACCGTGACCCACGACGGGTGCTTCGAGGAGGGAGGCCGATGCGCCTTCGATTCGGGCGCAGTGGAACCGGACGGGAGCTTTACTATTCCCAACCTGCCGCCGGGCCGGTACCCTTACCAATGTCGCATCCACCCGATCATGCGCGGTATCATCATCGTGACCGACTCCCCTATGTTGCCCTCGCAAACCTAA
- a CDS encoding class I SAM-dependent methyltransferase has protein sequence MKAAAAVQEPLSLSGDVLRLLAWRIPDLVAYQHGYDEWWLAPLDDDVPLVRLNRTGIEMLTSMNGHITVGALLEKYGSRVCGPDGQPGSWHLARWSTPNYSLCYFGTEPPGGHRHKAKWDLLLQQIREGWSGQQNFEGEEHLEDFHIHELKESDLEDGHFDLIETTVSHLFREPCEALGGTTYGRLLMRQLRRLGWFKPKPKVILEIGGGLGYVARELGQELLPFERQGIHYVSLDVTRPFLRLQTKRASSAGWTCTGTHANGECLPFKDNSVDLIIDNENMADMTPVKLTREELTDGRGETAQHQEALDWIRRLRLPLEADLPEEVIFNLGPIRFAAEVWRVLKPGGRAFLTEFGIEEGWPAAVKLPHHTEYEVQYSHLRQAVRWLGFQERYLPLPQFLQIKPDTKVLCTGAAYTIQRFCQGLGRDFAVRAYTESELNKALGDMLPKLQGCHYHDIADPAWFGLVDFKVLLLEKPGGTPQPTYTEQKSGLRWYSQR, from the coding sequence ATGAAAGCCGCCGCAGCCGTCCAAGAACCTCTCAGCTTGAGTGGTGATGTCCTTCGCCTGCTCGCTTGGCGCATTCCCGATCTGGTCGCCTACCAACATGGGTACGACGAATGGTGGCTGGCCCCTCTCGACGACGATGTTCCGTTGGTGCGCCTCAATCGGACCGGCATCGAGATGCTGACCTCCATGAACGGTCACATTACGGTCGGTGCGCTCCTTGAAAAGTACGGCAGCCGCGTCTGCGGTCCGGACGGCCAGCCTGGCTCCTGGCACTTGGCGCGATGGTCCACCCCGAACTATTCGCTCTGTTATTTCGGCACCGAGCCGCCCGGCGGCCATCGCCACAAAGCCAAGTGGGATCTCCTCCTGCAGCAGATTCGCGAAGGCTGGTCGGGACAACAAAACTTCGAAGGGGAAGAACATCTCGAGGATTTTCATATCCACGAGTTGAAGGAAAGCGACCTGGAAGACGGCCACTTCGACCTGATCGAAACGACGGTCTCACACCTTTTCCGGGAACCTTGTGAGGCCCTCGGCGGCACGACGTACGGTCGCCTCCTCATGCGTCAACTGCGGCGCTTGGGCTGGTTCAAGCCTAAGCCGAAGGTCATTCTCGAAATCGGCGGAGGCCTCGGCTATGTCGCCCGGGAGTTGGGGCAAGAGCTGCTGCCGTTCGAGCGGCAAGGTATTCATTACGTCTCCCTAGACGTCACCCGTCCGTTCCTGCGGCTCCAAACCAAGCGGGCCTCAAGCGCCGGCTGGACCTGTACCGGCACCCATGCCAACGGCGAATGCCTGCCCTTCAAGGACAATTCCGTCGACCTCATCATCGACAACGAGAACATGGCGGACATGACGCCGGTGAAGCTCACCCGAGAGGAACTCACCGACGGGCGCGGGGAGACGGCCCAACATCAGGAAGCACTGGACTGGATCAGGCGACTTCGGCTCCCCCTGGAAGCCGACCTCCCCGAGGAGGTCATCTTTAACTTGGGACCGATCCGATTTGCCGCCGAAGTGTGGCGCGTGCTCAAGCCAGGCGGGCGGGCGTTTCTGACGGAATTCGGCATTGAGGAAGGCTGGCCGGCTGCCGTCAAACTGCCCCACCACACCGAATACGAAGTGCAGTACAGCCACCTCCGACAAGCCGTCCGCTGGCTCGGCTTTCAGGAACGGTATCTGCCGCTGCCGCAGTTCCTGCAAATCAAGCCTGACACGAAGGTCCTCTGCACGGGCGCAGCCTATACGATTCAGCGTTTTTGCCAGGGGCTGGGGCGAGATTTTGCCGTACGAGCCTACACGGAAAGCGAGCTGAACAAGGCCCTGGGCGACATGCTTCCCAAACTACAGGGCTGCCACTACCACGACATTGCCGATCCCGCTTGGTTCGGACTCGTCGACTTCAAGGTACTCCTGCTGGAAAAGCCGGGCGGCACCCCCCAACCCACCTATACCGAGCAGAAAAGCGGGCTTCGTTGGTACTCGCAACGGTAA
- a CDS encoding IS3 family transposase (programmed frameshift) produces MKRSRFSEEQIVYAIRQAESGTPIGDVCRQLGIAEQTFYAWKKKYAHLGVSELRRLRQVEEENARLKRLVADLSLDKHMLSEGVAKKSLRPARRRELAQWFHGTFQVSCARACRLAQFGRASWYRKSQAKDQTALRLRIRDLAHARPRFGYLRIWVLLRREGWAVNRKRVRRWYRLEGLQLRMRVRRRKHIALHRGPAPVPVGPSERWSMDFVHDTLSEGRPYRILTVVDNWSRSSPVLEAGFRMSGALVSQVLDRVLGEGQRPRSITVDHGTEFQSRALEEWAYRRGVQLDFIRPGKPVENAFIESFNGRLRDECLNVHQFASLAEAQAIIEAWRVDYNTRRPHSSLGHLTPSEFVRQRQEEQDTEKVVCSP; encoded by the exons ATGAAGCGGTCACGATTCTCGGAAGAGCAAATCGTCTATGCCATCCGGCAAGCCGAGAGTGGCACCCCCATCGGGGATGTCTGTCGACAGCTCGGCATCGCCGAGCAAACCTTCTACGCCTGGAAAAAGAAGTATGCGCATCTCGGCGTGAGTGAACTGCGCCGACTGCGGCAGGTGGAAGAGGAGAATGCCCGGCTCAAACGACTGGTGGCCGATCTCTCGCTGGATAAGCACATGCTGTCGGAGG GCGTTGCGAAAAAAAGTCTAAGGCCCGCGCGCCGTCGGGAGCTCGCCCAGTGGTTTCACGGGACGTTTCAGGTGAGCTGTGCGCGGGCCTGTCGGTTGGCGCAGTTTGGTCGCGCGTCGTGGTATCGGAAGAGTCAGGCCAAGGATCAGACCGCCCTGCGGCTGCGCATTCGCGATCTGGCGCATGCGCGGCCTCGGTTTGGCTATCTGCGCATCTGGGTCTTACTGCGGCGGGAAGGTTGGGCGGTCAACCGGAAGCGGGTCCGGCGCTGGTATCGCTTAGAGGGGCTCCAGTTGCGCATGCGGGTGCGCCGACGAAAGCATATCGCCCTGCATCGTGGGCCAGCTCCCGTGCCGGTCGGCCCGTCGGAACGGTGGAGTATGGATTTCGTGCATGATACCTTGAGTGAAGGTCGGCCCTATCGGATTCTGACCGTCGTTGATAACTGGAGTCGCTCTAGTCCTGTCCTAGAGGCCGGATTTCGGATGTCTGGAGCGCTGGTGAGTCAGGTACTGGATCGCGTCCTGGGAGAGGGCCAGCGGCCTCGCTCCATCACGGTCGATCATGGGACGGAATTCCAGTCCCGTGCGCTCGAGGAGTGGGCGTATCGACGGGGCGTGCAGCTCGACTTCATTCGACCGGGGAAACCCGTCGAAAATGCCTTCATTGAATCATTCAACGGACGGCTGCGGGATGAGTGTTTGAATGTACATCAGTTCGCCTCGCTGGCTGAGGCCCAGGCGATCATCGAAGCCTGGCGCGTGGACTATAATACCCGCCGTCCCCACAGCTCACTTGGGCACCTGACGCCAAGCGAGTTCGTCAGGCAACGTCAGGAAGAACAGGACACCGAAAAAGTCGTCTGCTCTCCTTAA